The DNA sequence CGTCCACATCGCTGTCAATAACTTTTTGATAAGCGTCGAGTCCCACGAATTTTTTGTCGGCTGCAATGTCGATATTTTTCTCTTTTTTCAGATTTTCAGCTAAACTTTCCAGACGGTCAGCGTAAGTATCGCCTAAAGCAACGATAGTAACATTATCGGCCGCGTTGAGGAAATTAAACGCTGCGCCAGAGCCTCGTCCGCCACAGCCAATTATCCCGGCTCTCAGCGGTTTGCCATCTGCAGACTTATCAACCAGATTAGGTAAGTAATAAGAGCCTGACTCTTTGAGAGGCTGTACTTTTGGAGTACTACTGCTACACGATGCTAAAGTTGCAACTCCTCCTGTACCAATTGCGCCCAATGCCCCGGCTAAAGCCGAGCTTTTCAGGAATGAACGTCTGTCAACACCTTTTTTCATAATAGATAAATTTAAAAATTAGGATAATCAGTTTATTTATTGAACTTTAATTGAATTGTCTGGCTCACAAACAACCCTGAACCCGATGGCTTTAACATCGGAATACCACCAGATGCTTTTAGGCTGTTGCGGGTCGGTTTTCAACCAGGCGTCGTGCTGGCTGTGGCTGCGGGCGGCAGCACGTACGTCGGCTGCATCCGAAGTATAATTGCCTCCGCGTACCACCCATTCCTCACCCTCGGTTACGAGTGGATTATTTACTTTCCCGCTGTTTTTTGCATAAGCGTCGGGGGTATAGCGGTCGGCACAGTATTCCATTACGTTACCCAGCATATTTTTCAGGCCGAATGGATTAGGCTTAACCTCTTCAGGCAAATGCGTTTTGCCTTTACCATTGTTTTCATAAATGATGTACTGCGAAATCGGTTCAGTTTCAGGGCTAGAGATTTTTCGCCATAATCCTTTGTTGGAGAATTTATTTGGTTTACCGTCAAAGAAATACGGTGTTTCTGTGCCACCGCGTGCTGCATATTCCCATTCGGCTTCTGTAGGCAGGCGGTATTTTTTGCCGGTTTTCTTCGAAAGCCACTGGCAGAAGGTTTCCGCTGCATAATGGGTCATGGTGATTGCCGGGCGATTGCCAAATCCCCAGTTTTGGTCAGGTCGCCCGTAAGGCGGGGTTGGGCCGGAAATGGCATCCACGTTCGGGTTGCTGTTGTTGGCATAAATTTGTTCAGGTGGGGTGCGTCCTTCGCTCATTGTGTTCCCGTAAAAGGCCCAGTACTCTTCCCAGGTTGTTTCCACTTCGGCCATAAAAAATGGGCTGACCGTAACCTTGCGCACCGGAGATTCGTCGGGCTGGTGGAAAGGTTCTTTTTCGGGGCTACCCATGTTGAAGGTGCCGCCTTTGATAGCAATCATTTTGAACGACACCGGTGTACCTGGAATCTGCTCGGTGTAGTCGGCAAATGTTGTTACGCTGGCTGGTTGTTCAAAAATGGCTTTCAAACTGTCGGTACCGTCGTTTTGTCCCGGTATGCCGGTCATCTTGCCATGTTTGTATTTCGGGTTATAATGTCCGGCGTCGAGGTGACAACTGATGCACTGCAAATCCAGTTTTTTCTCGTTATTTTCGTAGTAAAGGTGGGCAGCTATGCCTGCGTCCACTAAATCTTTCGGGAACAGGTTCTGGTGGCAATGCTTGCATGATGCATTCGGAATATATTTTACGGCATGTTCCAGTTCCGACTTCATCTCCCAGTTAAATTCAGCCGAATCTTTGAAAAGGTAACCGTAAAGATCGTTTATACCAAGTTTAGTTTTTGCCAGAAGGTAGCCTTGTCCTTTGGGCGGAAGGTGACATTCGACACAATGAACCTTGATTCCGCTTTTGTTGTCGAAGTGAGACGACAATTTCCAGGACTCGAAAACGTGTGGATGAACATGGCACGCGGCACAAGACTCGTCGGTTGAAGTATATTCAATCACTTTATTTCCGGAAATGGTAATCAGAATTCCTACAACGAATGCGCAGGATAATAGGAGGAAGAGATGTTTACGAAAGAAATCTCCTGTCTTTTTTAGCATAGATGGTTTAGTTTTTATTAATACAGCATTTTCATGTTATTCAAAATTAATAAAAATTAGGGCATGGCAATAGCCTGTTTTATTTCAAGAGCCAGTTGGGAACAATATTCCATGATAAAAATAGATTTGTCCATATGCTGGATGACTATAAAGCAAAATTTGATGGAATCAACCGGGAGTTTATTTCCTTAAAATCGCATCAAAAAACAAATATTGGGAAGTCATTGTTCATACTCTGAAAAGGAATATATCTTTGAGCTTGTCAAAACAAATAAACCAACAACCATGAATCTGGAACAAATAGCTGCAAAATTTCAATTGGAAGGAACTGTTGATCGGGTTGAACCGATGGGAGAGGGGTTCATCAACGATACTTTTATTATTCGAACAAAAGAACGCGAAACGCCTGATTATCTTCTTCAGCGAAAAAATAAACGGATTTTCCATCCCATCCCTGCAATGATGGAGAACATCGAGAAGGTTTGCGCCCATATTAAAAAGAAAGTCTCTGAAAAGAATGGAGATCCGATGCGTGAAGCCATGACCGTTGTTCGGGCAAAAGATGGGAAATTGTATTTTCAGGACGAGGACGATGAATTTTGGGCCGTTTGTGTGTTTATTAGCGACACCGTTGCCTATCAATCGGCAAAAACTCCCGAATTGGCTTTTCAGGGTGGAAAAGGGATTGGGTTGTTTCAGTCGATGGTTTCCGATCTGAAAGAGCCGCTCACCGATATTTTGCCCGGATTCCATAATATCCGTTATCGCTTTAACCAGTGGGATGCTGTGTTGGCCAAAGATCCGGTAGACCGGAAGGCAAAACTGTCCAGCGAAATTGCCTGGATTGAAAGTCGCCGCGACAACATGCTCGACTTCTGGAAACTGGTTGAATCGGGTGAAATTCCGACTAGGGTCACTCATAACGACACTAAAATCAATAATATTTTGTTTGACCTGAATGGTGAAGTTTTGTGCGTCATCGATTTGGATACTGTTTTGAATAGCACTTGTCTGAACGATTTTGGCGATGCTATGCGTTCGTACACCAATACCGGCGCGGAAGACGATGAAAATCTGGATGCCGTTTCGTGCGATATTTCGATTTTTGAAGGTTTTACTAAGGGCTATCTTTCGCAGGCAAAAAGCTTCCTGACTGATAAAGAACTGGAATACCTTGCTTTTTCGGCAAAATACATCACTTATGAACAGGTTCTGCGTTTTCTGATGGATTACATTGATGGCGACAAATATTATAAAATCAAAAGTCCGGATCACAATTATCAACGAACCGTGGCCCAGTATAAACTGCTGACCAGTATGGAGGAACAATACGATGAAATGTGCCGGATTGTGCGCACTGTTGCTGCTGAGTTGGATTAATCAGCATGCAGAAGCCGACAGTTACAAAACAAACATTCAAACCCCGGAGAAATCTGAATTAAAAAACGAAACAATGAAAGTCCATCAAATACTCGAAGGTTTTTCAAATCCGCCGCTGGAACTGATTTCCGAGACGCTCGATCTGGAAATTGAACCTCTAAAACTTGACGTGGTGAACTGGGAAGATTTTCCCTATCACCCTGAAGTAACTGTGCAAATTGCATACAACGAGGAGGAACTTTTTCTTCAGTATCAGGTTTCTGAGCAATCGGTTAAAGCCGAAGTTACAAAAAGTAATGGCCGGGTTTGGACAGATAGCTGTGTTGAATTTTTCCTTTCGCCAGACGGGAATGACGAATATTACAACTTTGAAATGAATTGTATTGGTACGGCCTTATTGGGCTTCCGAAAGAAAGGTGATGCTACGGTTCATGCTTCGGATGAACAAATTACTTCTATTCGCCGGATTTCATCGCTTGGAAGTTCGGCTTTCCCGGAGTTGAAAAAACAGACTGAATGGCAGATTACGGTTGCAATTCCTTGGCAAGTATTCTTTAAACACAACCTAAAACCAGCTTCAGGAACAAAAATGCGCGGAAATTTTTATAAATGTGGCGACGAATTAAGTGTTCCTCATTTCGTTTCGTGGACCAAAATAAAAACCGAAAAACCGAGTTTTCATAATCCTGAATTTTTTGGTGGACTGGAGCTCGAGTAGCAAAGAGCATGGAGCAGTGGACAAAGAGAATAGAGGAATAATTTTTCTATCATTGTATTCCTGAAACTGAGAGAGAAAAATGAAACTGACCGATGATCTTTTAATAGTTGGTATTAAAAAGGATGATTATGCTTGTTATAATCAGCTTTTTATGCGCTATTACAGTCGGCTTTGTGCATTTGTTTTTAACCTTACACAAAATTACAGTGCTTCCGAAGACGTTGTTCAGGAGCTTTTTATCAGGCTGTGGATTCAACGCGGAAAGCTTGAAATTAAAGAAAGTACTTCCGGGTATTTATATCGTGCCTCAAAGAATGCCGCCCTCAATTACCTGCGTGCCGAAAAAAGCCGCCAGAAATCAATTCAAAATATGCCGGTCCAGGAATGGCAAATAGATGAAGATCAGATAGAACAGATCGAATTCAGTGTCGCACTAAACAAGTGCATCGAACAATTGCCCGATCGGAGTCGCGATGTGTTCATGAAAAGCCGATTCGATGGCCTCAGGCAACAGGAAATATCTGACCAATTAGGTATTTCGGTAAAAACCATCAAAAATCAAATCTGGAAATCGTTGCAATTTCTGAAAGCCTGCCTCGAACTGCATGAAGCGTTTGAGCATGGGGCATAGGGCAAGGCGCAAAGAGTTGGGTGAACGAAGACGGAAGATCGGAATACTGCTGGAACTGTAATGTCAATCAGTCATCCCGATGAATATCTGGATCTCATAATTATTGACTTCAACGATATTTTGTTCTGCCCCAAATCCTTTTTTCAAAAAAGTACAACTCCAATAGGACCTTTTCTGTTTTGATGTGTCAGCAATGTAAATAAACCGAAAAATGGAAGAGCAATTTCCGTTAGGAGAACATTTGGTTGATCATTTGCTAAATGAGGAGCAGTCTTCAGCGGCAGATTCTCTGTTGAATGAATGGCAAAAGTCCAATCCTGAAAACATGAATGAATTTGGGAAGTATCAAAAAATATGGAATGCAACCGCTGACGTTTTAACCCTCCAAAAATTTGACTCCGAAAGAGCCTGGAATCATGTTGATTCGACACTAGAAACCCTAAAAACACGTACCAGACGACTTAAAAATATTGTTTTGGTTGTTTCTGGGATGGCTGCCTCGCTGTTAATTTTCTTAAGTCTTTCATTTTATACCGACTTATTTTCAACTTCAGGAGCAACTTTATCTATGCGCACTACTTATGGAAGCCGCTCCGAAGTGGTTCTTCCTGATGGCTCAATCGTAAAACTCAATGCCGGATCGAATCTTGATTATCATTATGATAAAATTAACCAAACCCGAAAAGTTGATTTTAGTGGGGAAGCATTTTTTGAAGTTGCCAAAAGCAAAAAACCTTTTGTGATTGAAACATCAGATGGATTGAAAGTGAAAGTTTTGGGAACCAAATTCAACTTGAGTACTTATCCGGAGGACCGAATGGCACAGACATCATTGTTTGAAGGAAAAGTTGAACTGAGCCAGAAGGGATCTCCTAGTTTGATCCTGGAACCTGGGCAAATGGCTATATTGGATAAAAAATTGAACGAAATAAAATACACCGAAGGTGAGATCTCACATACAACCAGTTGGATGCAAAACAAGTTGTATATGGAAAACATGTCGCTTCATGAGGTGTGTACTAAGCTTGAACGGTGGTATGATGTTAGGATTACGCTTGTTAGCAGTGATTTGGGAGAAAAAATTCATTACACTGGAGTATTGAAAGAACAAACGGTTTTAGATGTTTTGAATGCGCTTTGTCATCTGAGTTCTATCAGTTATAAACTTAATGGAAAGGAAATAACAATATCGGGAAAATAGCGAACCTATATCTCTTAATAAAAAACGGAAGATGTTTCAGCATCTCCCGTCAGTTTTTTAGATAATAAATTGAATGCTACGAACATTCAATTGAGTAATTAACTAATTGCACTACAAATTTATGAAAAAAATTTATGAATCAGGGGGAGGCATATGTCTCATTCCCAAAAAGCTCTTGTTGGTTATGAAACTAACTGCCTTTTTTATTGTGGTTCTAACGATGCAGGTTACGGCAACAGTTTATTCTCAGAATAAGAAGTTGTCATTGAACATGCAGGGAAACTCCATAAAGGAAGTGCTTCAGCAAATCGAAGCCCAGTCGGAGTACCGTTTTATTTACGAAAACGAGAAAGTGAATCTCGATACCAAAGTAAGTATCCGGGTAACCGACGAAGTGGTTGATAAAATTCTGAAACAGTTATTTGAAAAGGATGGCATCAATTATTCGATAACGGATAATAACCTGATTTTGATTAATCCTTCCGAAAGACAGATGAAAAGTATTGGGAAAGAATCAATCAATTTACAACAGCAAAAATCCATTTCGGGTAAAGTTACCGATTATACAGGAGCAACCTTGCCCGGAGTTTCAGTACTTGTGAAAGGTACAACTAACGGAACTATAACTGATGAAAATGGGAATTATTCGCTTTCTAAAGTTGCTGATAATGCAATTTTGCAGTTTTCGTTTGTGGGGATGAAATCACAGGAAATTTCAGTTGGGGGTAAAGCAATCATTAATGTTGCTCTTATGGAAGAAGCTATTGGAATAGAAGAAGTTGTTGCTGTTGGTTACGGGGTTCAGAAAAAAGCTAATCTGACTGGATCGGTTGACCAGGTGACCAGTGAGGTTTTTGAAAACCGTACAATGGCCAATCTTTCTCAAGGATTGAAAGGCGTTATGCCCAATCTGAATATCCGTTTAATGGATGGTAAACCTAACCAATCTCCAAGTTATAATATCAGAGGAACCACCTCTATTGGACAGGGTGGTAGTGCATTAATTCTTATTGATGGTGTAGAGGGTGACCCTAGCTTATTAAACCCAAACGATATTGCTAGTGTTTCTATGCTTAAAGATGCTGCTTCAGCCTCAATTTACGGTGCGAGAGGAGCTTTTGGAGTAGTACTGATTTCCACTAAGAATCCGACAAAGGGCAAAACAAGTGTGACCGTTACGT is a window from the Aquipluma nitroreducens genome containing:
- a CDS encoding carbohydrate-binding family 9-like protein; its protein translation is MKVHQILEGFSNPPLELISETLDLEIEPLKLDVVNWEDFPYHPEVTVQIAYNEEELFLQYQVSEQSVKAEVTKSNGRVWTDSCVEFFLSPDGNDEYYNFEMNCIGTALLGFRKKGDATVHASDEQITSIRRISSLGSSAFPELKKQTEWQITVAIPWQVFFKHNLKPASGTKMRGNFYKCGDELSVPHFVSWTKIKTEKPSFHNPEFFGGLELE
- a CDS encoding SUMF1/EgtB/PvdO family nonheme iron enzyme; this encodes MLKKTGDFFRKHLFLLLSCAFVVGILITISGNKVIEYTSTDESCAACHVHPHVFESWKLSSHFDNKSGIKVHCVECHLPPKGQGYLLAKTKLGINDLYGYLFKDSAEFNWEMKSELEHAVKYIPNASCKHCHQNLFPKDLVDAGIAAHLYYENNEKKLDLQCISCHLDAGHYNPKYKHGKMTGIPGQNDGTDSLKAIFEQPASVTTFADYTEQIPGTPVSFKMIAIKGGTFNMGSPEKEPFHQPDESPVRKVTVSPFFMAEVETTWEEYWAFYGNTMSEGRTPPEQIYANNSNPNVDAISGPTPPYGRPDQNWGFGNRPAITMTHYAAETFCQWLSKKTGKKYRLPTEAEWEYAARGGTETPYFFDGKPNKFSNKGLWRKISSPETEPISQYIIYENNGKGKTHLPEEVKPNPFGLKNMLGNVMEYCADRYTPDAYAKNSGKVNNPLVTEGEEWVVRGGNYTSDAADVRAAARSHSQHDAWLKTDPQQPKSIWWYSDVKAIGFRVVCEPDNSIKVQ
- a CDS encoding FecR family protein produces the protein MEEQFPLGEHLVDHLLNEEQSSAADSLLNEWQKSNPENMNEFGKYQKIWNATADVLTLQKFDSERAWNHVDSTLETLKTRTRRLKNIVLVVSGMAASLLIFLSLSFYTDLFSTSGATLSMRTTYGSRSEVVLPDGSIVKLNAGSNLDYHYDKINQTRKVDFSGEAFFEVAKSKKPFVIETSDGLKVKVLGTKFNLSTYPEDRMAQTSLFEGKVELSQKGSPSLILEPGQMAILDKKLNEIKYTEGEISHTTSWMQNKLYMENMSLHEVCTKLERWYDVRITLVSSDLGEKIHYTGVLKEQTVLDVLNALCHLSSISYKLNGKEITISGK
- a CDS encoding phosphotransferase enzyme family protein, with protein sequence MNLEQIAAKFQLEGTVDRVEPMGEGFINDTFIIRTKERETPDYLLQRKNKRIFHPIPAMMENIEKVCAHIKKKVSEKNGDPMREAMTVVRAKDGKLYFQDEDDEFWAVCVFISDTVAYQSAKTPELAFQGGKGIGLFQSMVSDLKEPLTDILPGFHNIRYRFNQWDAVLAKDPVDRKAKLSSEIAWIESRRDNMLDFWKLVESGEIPTRVTHNDTKINNILFDLNGEVLCVIDLDTVLNSTCLNDFGDAMRSYTNTGAEDDENLDAVSCDISIFEGFTKGYLSQAKSFLTDKELEYLAFSAKYITYEQVLRFLMDYIDGDKYYKIKSPDHNYQRTVAQYKLLTSMEEQYDEMCRIVRTVAAELD
- a CDS encoding RNA polymerase sigma factor — encoded protein: MKLTDDLLIVGIKKDDYACYNQLFMRYYSRLCAFVFNLTQNYSASEDVVQELFIRLWIQRGKLEIKESTSGYLYRASKNAALNYLRAEKSRQKSIQNMPVQEWQIDEDQIEQIEFSVALNKCIEQLPDRSRDVFMKSRFDGLRQQEISDQLGISVKTIKNQIWKSLQFLKACLELHEAFEHGA